The following is a genomic window from Sedimenticola thiotaurini.
TCGATTCAGGATTGTGCTAATGATTTCATGCAATCGATCAATAGTAGCGCGACTTCATCTCTATCCACATTTCTTGACAGAATATAAGTGAATCGGGTTCCGTGAGCTGGACAGAAGCTCAGCGGCTGGAAAGACTGACAGTTTTTTATGAGCAGGAGTATCGGGACTTCTCACGTATAGCAAATGACGCCGCAGAACGAGCAGGCAGGATGGGGGATGTCGCGCGGGCCGAAACATGGCAGCGGACGGCTGACATGCTTAACGACTGGGCGAGCGATCGCGCCATCATGGCTGATGAAGTATGGATTCGGCGTACGGCAATCCCTCCAAAAAATTAGTGGTATTCAAACAGAGAAATTTTCAATATAGAGGTTGAAACCGATCCTTGTAGTATGTCGGTTATTTAGCCTCGCTGAGACCAACTATTGTTACAGGGGCAGGCATTCTGACGACTATGCTCAGCTGACTAAATGTCCTTGTGGTGTTGTTAATACATAGGGTATGGAGTTCTTTTTTTATATATGTTCTATGTGTAAAGCTACTCTAACGATCACAAGTGTGAGCATCGAATCTACCAGTAAAGAGGGAGCTTTTCCTGAATCTCAATTTAAAATACAGCAGACATACCTGCCTCACTTGCGTGAGCAGGAGCCGGTGCGGATACTAGGGACATGAATGATGAATTGACACAACAGGCCCGGGAAGTGGCGGAGCAACTGCGGTCCCGGCAGCTGAAGTTGGCGGCGGCGGAGTCCTGCACCGGTGGTTGGATCGCCAAGGTGCTGACTGATATTGCCGGTAGTAGCGAGTGGTTCGAGCGTGGCTTTGTCACCTACAGCAACCAGGCCAAGCAGGAGATGCTGGGGGTAGAGGCTGGGACCCTTAGGGCACATGGAGCGGTCAGCGAAGCGGTGGTGCGGGAGATGGTGTCCGGCGCCCTGGCTCACAGCCAGGCAGACCTGGCACTTTCCGTGAGTGGTATTGCTGGTCCCGGTGGCGGCAGCGTGGAGAAGCCGGTGGGTACCGTCTGGTTCGGCTGGCAAAGGCGTGGCGGCGAAGCGCTGGCCACCTGCTACTGTTTTGCTGGCGACCGGGAGGCGGTGCGTCGCCAGGCCGTGCTGACGGCGCTCCAGGGTGTTCTGGAACTGCTCTAGGGATCAGGACGAAGCGGAGGTCAACTGTCCGTATGACCCGCCAGTCGTTTCAGTCTCCGTACGCTGAAGAACACCGCCGTCACCACTACCGGGATAGCGATGCCGGTGCCCAGTTCCACGTTTATGCCGATGCCGGCCGACTTGAGCCCCTTCAGGCCATAACCCACCAGCCCCAGCAAATAGTAACTGAGCACCACGACGGAGAGACCCTCCACGGTCTCCTGCATGCGTAACTGCAGGTGGGCACGCCGGTCCATGGAGCGTAGCAGATCCTTGGTCTGCCCCTCCATGCTCACATCCACCCGGGTGCGCAGCAGGTTGGAGGCGCGGGCGACGCGGGTGGACAGGCCCTGGATGCGCTGTTCCACCGATTTGCAGGTCTGCATGGCGGGGGCCAGGCGACGCTGCATGAATTCGTGCAGCATCTGCACGCCGGCGATCCGCTCTTCCCGTAACTCAGCCAGGCGCTGCAGGATAATATCGTAATAGGCAGTGGCAGCACTGAACCGGTAGCTGGTGGATGAGGCGATCTGCTCCACCTGGGCAGCCAGTCCGGTCAGCTGCTCCAGGGCGTGGCGTTCATCCTCCAGATTGTCGATGTCGACGATTTTTCCGGTCAGGCTGGTCAGCGCCTGATCGAACTGGCCCAGTTGCTGACCGTATTGCTGGGCCAGTGGGAAGGCGAGCAGGGCCAGCATCCGGTACTGCTCCAGCTCGCAGAGTCGTTGCACCAGACGGCCGGCCTGGCGGCTACGCAGGTGGTTGTCCTGGATCAGGAAACGGCTGAAGCCGTCGGCGTGGATGTGGAAGTCGGTCCACACCTGGGCGGCACCACCGGTCACTATGGAGCCGGTCACCGTATTACTGGCGAACAGGGTGGCCAGCTCTTCGATCTCTTGTTTCGGGTAGTCCTTCGGGGCCACCGCCAGGTGTACGGCCGCCAGCAGTTTTCCCGGCAGTTGTTTCAGCCAGTCGGTGGGTACCCGGCTGATGGCGGTCTCCTGAAAGGGTTGTTCGAAGGGGGCGTGACAAAAGAAGGTGTAGCTGGAGAATTCGCTGTGACGCTCCCACTTGAGGCGGAATATGCCCATGTCGGCACTGTGGTGGCGGGCGGAGGGGGATGGCGGCGCGACACGGAAACGTTCGCACAGCGCGCTAACTGCCTCGTGCTCCTGCTCCAGCATGGACTCGTCCGACAGGATGGCCAGGTGACTGGCCTGCACCGGGGCGGTCAGCTGTTCATAGGGGCGGGCGTGAACCTCGCTGGCCAACTGGTTGCGTAATGGATAATCGGCGATGCCGGCGGTCTCTCCTGGTAACATGCTCTCTGCCCTGCTGGGTGGATCGGGATTGAATGGTATGTCGCTGCCGATTGTACCCGGAATCCGGCCCTGGGTGGGGAGGCCCGGTTAGGTCAATTTTCGACCGCTGGGGTCAGTCGCTATCAAATATCCCGTCGCTTTTATGGGGATTAAATAAAAGTGAACAGGCTCATGACTTGAGCCTGTGGCTGTGTAATAATAGAGAACATCAGTAGAACGTATCGGGTGACGGGATGTCGCCCTCAGTCAAACCGGGGGAAATAATGGACGAAAATCGCAAGAAGGCTTTGGGTGCCGCGCTGAGTCAGATTGAAAAGCAGTTCGGTAAGGGCGCGGTCATGCGCATGGGCGATGGCACTGCCATCAGGAATATCGAGGCGATCTCCACCGGCTCGATCAATCTGGATATCGCTCTCGGTATTGGTGGTGTGCCCAAGGGGCGGATTATCGAAATCTATGGCCCTGAATCCTCGGGTAAAACCACCCTCACCCTGCATGTAGTGGCTGAGTCTCAGAAGCAGGGTGGTACTGCGGCCTTTGTCGACGCCGAGCATGCCCTGGATCCCCAGTATGCAGAGAAGCTGGGTGTCAATGTGGATGAACTGCTGGTATCCCAGCCGGATACCGGTGAACAGGCGCTGGAGATCACTGACATGCTGGTGCGCTCCGGTGCCGTGGACGTGGTGGTGGTGGACTCGGTAGCGGCCCTGACGCCCAAGGCGGAGATCGATGGAGACATGGGTGATACCCACGTCGGCCTGCAGGCACGCCTGATGTCCCAGGCACTGCGCAAACTGACTGCCAATATCAAGCGTTCCAACTGCGTGGTCATCTTTATTAACCAGATCCGCATGAAGATTGGTGTGATGTTCGGTAATCCGGAGACCACCACCGGTGGTAACGCCCTGAAGTTCTACTCCTCGGTACGTCTGGATATTCGCCGTACCGGTGCGATCAAGAAGGGTGACGAAGTGATCGGTAACGAGACCAAGGTCAAGGTGGTGAAGAACAAGGTGGCTCCACCCTTCAAGCAGGTTAACTTCGAGATCCTTTATGGAGAGGGGATTTCACGTGAAGGTGAGCTGATCGACCTGGGTGTGCAGTATGGCCTGGTGGAGAAGTCCGGCGCCTGGTACAGCTATAACGGGGACCGCATCGGTCAGGGTAAGGATAATGTGCGCAACTTCCTGAAAGAGAATGCGGACATTGCCCAGCATCTGGAAGACCAGATTCGCCAGCAGGCCTTCCCCAAGGTTGATGAAGCCCCGGATGAGTCGGAGGCCGGTGTCGAGGTTTGAGGTGTCAGAGCAGTTGGAGTTGGAGCAGGCGGCTGTCCGCCTGCTCGCCGCCAGAGAGCACAGCCGGGCGGAACTGCGCAGGAAACTGCACGCCCGCTGTGAAACGCCGGCATTGCTGGAACAGGTGCTGGATGGGCTAGAACAGCGGGGTTATCTGAGCGACGCCCGTTATGTGGAACAGTATGTGAGCAGCCGGAAACGCAAGGGTTTCGGGCCGGTCAGGATCAGGCAGGAGTTGCAGGAACGGGGGGTGAGTGCCGATCTTATCGAACCAGCCACAGACCCGGGAGAGCAGGAGTGGCGGGAGCTGATACGCCAATGCTGCCAGCGCAAGTTTGGCGACGCCCGGCCGTCAGACTATCGGGAACGGGCAAAGCGCGCCCGCTTCCTGGAGTATCGGGGCTTCCCCAGTGAGATGATTCGTGACCTCCTTTGGGATGGGATTGACTGACAGAGGGGCGGCGGAGCAGGGTGCGTCTGGTGTGTCCCGACTAGTGGGGAGATGACAGACAGCTCCTGCAGTGGCTGAAGTCCCTCGATCAGTTTGGATAGGGTTACCCGATCTGCTCCATTACCGTTCCTTCTATATAATATGTGATGCTTTCCCTGAGTTGAGCGCTGCTACTGATGGGTGGCTCGCCACCATTCAGCCATACCCACTGCTGATGCTTCCCTCAAACGGACAATGGTTATGGGGATGTGCGGGCCTATGTTTCAGCGGTCAGCCATGGCCAAGCCTGATGGTAGTACTGTGGATGGCTCTCCCCTGGTGCCTGGAGCGGCGGATAGCCTGGGGCGGATCTTGCCGGCCTGTGCAGTAGGTGGTCGGCTCGGGAACCAGCTTCGTCCTGCGGTGGCCGTTATTTGTTCTCCCCGACCGATTTCCGTAGAATTGCGGATGACAATTCCAACGGTTCTGCCTAATATCCACCACTTCTTTTAATCACATAATCTAGCCTGTATGAAAACCAGCGCCGAATTACGCACCGCCTTCCTGAATTTCTTCATCGAAAAGGGGCATACCGAGGTTCCCAGCAGTTCGCTGGTCCCCCATGACGACCCCACGCTGCTTTTCACCAATGCGGGCATGGTGCAGTTCAAGAACACCTTCCTGGGCCGGGAAAAGCGCGACTATACCCGCGCTACCACGTCCCAGCGCTGCGTGCGTGCTGGGGGTAAACATAACGACCTGGAGAATGTGGGTTACACCGCCCGTCATCACACTTTTTTCGAGATGCTGGGTAACTTCAGCTTTGGCGACTATTTCAAGCGGGAAGCGATCCAGTACGCCTGGGAGTTCCTCACCGAAGTCCTGGGTCTGCCAGAGGAGAAGCTCTGGGTGACGGTCTACGAAGAGGATCAGGAGGCAGAGGATATCTGGCTCAAGGAGATGAAGGTCGATCCGAGCCGTTTCTCCCGCTGCGGTGCCAAGGATAACTTCTGGTCCATGGGGGATACCGGACCCTGTGGACCCTGTTCGGAGATCTTTTATGACCACGGTCCCGAGGTCTGGGGTGGTCCGCCGGGATCACCGGAAGAGGATGGCGATCGCTATATCGAGATCTGGAACCTGGTGTTTATGCAGTTCAACCGGGATCAGTCCGGCGAACTGACGCCATTGCCCCGTCCCTCGGTGGACACCGGTATGGGTCTGGAGCGCCTGGCTGCGGTACTGCAGCATGTACACAGTAACTACGAAATCGATCTGTTCCAGCATCTGATCAAGGCCGCTGCGGAGGTGACCGGCTGCACCAACCTGGAAGAGAAATCCCTGCGGGTTATTGCTGATCATATCCGCTCCTGCGCTTTCCTGGTGGTGGATGGCGTGTTGCCGTCCAATGAGGGGCGGGGTTACGTGCTGCGCCGGATAATCCGGCGTGCTATCCGGCACGGTTATATGCTCGGCATGAAAGAGCCGTTTTTCCATAAACTGGTGGCTCCACTGAGCCAGGAGATGGGGGACGCCTATCCGGAACTGCCCAGGATGGCTGATCAGGTGACCCGTGTGTTGCGCCTGGAAGAGGAGCGGTTCGCCGAGACCCTCGAGCAGGGTATGAAAATCCTGGAGGGGACCATCGACACCCTGGGTGATAAACAGATCCCGGGCGAGACCGTCTTTAAACTGTATGACACCTATGGCTTCCCTACCGACCTGACCGCCGATATTGCCCGTGAACGGGGTCTGAGTCTGGATATGCCGGGTTTTGAGCAGGCTATGGAGGCGCAGCGGGAACGGGCACGCGCTGCCAGCCAGTTCGGTCATGCGGAGCAAGTGGAGATCAACCTGGATGGTGCCACCGAGTTTACCGGTTACGACAAGCTGGAGAGCAAGGCAACGATCATTGCCATGTTCCAGGATGGTCAATCGGTAGAAAGCCTGGGTGATGATGAAGAGGGGCTGGTGGTGCTGGACCGTACCCCATTCTATGCCGAATCCGGCGGTCAGGTTGGTGATGCGGGGGTACTGGAGTGTGGTGCCAACCGGTTTATTGTCACCGACACCCAGAAACAGGGCGGCGATGTGTTTATCCACCAGGGGCGCTTCAAGGGCACATCTTTGCAGGTTGGCAGCGAAGTGTTGGCGCGGGTGGATGCTACCCGGCGGGCCGCTACCGCGCTGAACCACTCCGCCACCCATCTGTTGCATGCCGCACTCCAGCGGGTGCTGGGCGATCACGTCCAGCAGAAGGGCTCTCTGGTTAACGCCGAGCGCTTGCGCTTTGACTTCTCCCACTTTGAGCCGGTCACGATTGAACAGATCCGTACCATTGAGCAAATGGTGAATGAGCAGATTCGGGAGAACCATATGGTTCAGACCCGCATCATGTCTCTGGAAGACGCCAAGGCGAGCGGAGCCATGGCTCTGTTCGGCGAAAAATATGGCGACAACGTGCGGGTATTACGCATGGGGGACTTCTCCACCGAGCTGTGTGGCGGTACCCATGTCAAGGCGGTGGGTGATATCGGCCTGTTCAAGATCGTTTCGGAAACCGGGATCGCCTCCGGAGTGCGGCGTATCGAAGCGGTCACCGGCGCCGCCGCCCTCCAGTGGGTGGAGCAGGATGAAGACCGGTTGCAGCGTATCGCGGACCTGCTTAAATCGGGACGTGACGATGTGGCGGATAAAGTCACACAACTGGTGGAACGGAGTCGACGACTGGAAAAAGAGCTGGAACAGTTAAAAAGCAAACTGGCCAGCGCAGCCGGTACTGACCTGGCAAGTAGCGCAATTGATGTGGCCGGGGTCAAGGTGCTGGCTGCCAAACTGGATGGTGTCGATCCGAAGGCCCTGCGTGACACCATGGATCAACTGAAAAACAAGTTGGGCAGTGCGGTAATTCTGCTGGCCGCAGTCAGCGGTGAAAAAATCAGCCTGGTAGCGGGTGTTACCCAGGATCAGATTCCTACTCTGAAAGCCGGTGACCTGGTGAAGTTTGTAGCCCAGCAGGTTGGTGGTAAAGGTGGCGGACGGCCCGATATGGCACAGGCCGGCGGTAGTGATCCCGCTGCACTGCCGGGAGCCTTGGCATCCGTGGAAGGCTGGGTGCGGGACGCTCTGGGGCAATAACAGTCGCTGCTTATGAAGTCGTGGAATTAACCCCGCATTTATTGTTAAATTAACGCCCTTTGGATGCCCGGCCTCTGGCCGGGCGAATCATGTAACTGGAAGCGAGTAGCACAATCAATGGCCCTTATCGTACAGAAATACGGTGGCACATCGGTCGGCAGCATCGAGAGAATACAGGCGGTCGCAGAAAAGGTAGCTGCGGCGCGGGAGCGCGGCGATCAGTTAGTGGTGGTGGTTTCCGCCATGTCGGGGGAGACTAACCGGCTGATCGGTCTGGCGAAGGAGATTGAGGAGCACCCCTCTGCCCGTGAGATGGATGTGCTGGTATCGACCGGCGAGCAAGTGACTATCGCGCTGCTCTCCATGGCTCTGCACAAGATCGGTTGTCCGGCAAAATCCTATACCGGCGGGCAAGTGAATATCCTCACCGATAGTGCTCACAGTAAGGCCCGCATCCGTAAGATCGATGACATTAAGGTCCGGGCCGATCTGGACGCTGGCAGGGTGGTTGTCGTGGCCGGTTTCCAGGGGGTTGATGACCTGGGCAGCATTACCACCCTGGGACGGGGTGGTTCCGACACCACCGCGGTTGCGCTGGCGGCAGCCCTGAAGGCAGACGAGTGTCAGATATTCACCGATGTGGATGGTGTCTATACCACCGATCCCCGGGTGGAGCCCAAGGCGCGCCGCCTGAGCAAGATTTCATTTGAAGAGATGCTGGAGATGGCCAGTCTCGGATCCAAGGTATTGCAGATTCGGGCGGTTGAGTTCGCCGGTAAATACAATGTACCCCTGCGCGTACTGTCGAGTTTCGAAGAGGGCGAGGGAACCTTGATCACCTTTGAGGACAAGGGTATGGAAGACGCAAAGATATCAGGTATCGCGTTCAATCGCGATGAGGCTAAATTTACCATTCAGGGTGTGCAGGATCAGCCGGGTGTGGCCTATCGGATACTGGGGCCGATCTCCGATGCCAACATCGAAGTGGATATGATTATCCAGAACATCGGACAGGATGGTACCACCGACTTCACCTTCACCGTGCACAGAAACGACTACGATAAGGCGTTGGCCATTCTCAATGGGGTGGCACAGGAGGTGGGTGCCCGCGAAGTCAAAGGTGATAATACCATCGTAAAAATATCCCTGGTGGGCGTTGGTATGCGTTCCCATGCCGGTATTGCCAGCTCCATGTTTGCCGCTCTCTCGAAAGAGGGAATCAATATTCGCATGATTTCCACATCCGAGATCAAGATCTCCGTAGTGGTTGATGAGAAGTATCTCGAACTGGGCGTTCGCGCGCTGCATGAGGCGTTCAATCTGTCAGCAGAACCTGCCAAGATCGGCTAGAGTCAACTCTCAGGAGTGCCGGGTCTGTCCGTCGGCACTCCTGGTGGAATAAGTTAACCAGCAATTCTTTTAATTCGTTTTGTTTATAGGCGGGTTAGCTGGTAAGATTCCACCGCTCTTTCGCCACATCTCCTGTGGGGTAAGTGCTTGGTTGGCGGCGTTTCTTTTCACTATCCTGGGGATGGAGTACCTCGGAGGGATCGTGTTCGGAATGCCATAGTCGGATATTAAACAGGGAGATTGGAAGATGTTGATCTTGACACGCCGTGTAGGCGAGACTCTGATGATTGGCGATGAAGTAACCGTAACGGTTCTCGGTGTTAAGGGAAATCAGGTCCGTATCGGTGTTAATGCCCCACGTGATGTTACCGTGCATCGTGAAGAGATTTACGAACGCATTAAGCGTGAGCAGCAGACTGATCAGGACATAGTGGACGAGTAATCGTTTACCTGGATGGGGCTGTTCAGGCCCCATTGTATCTACTAGCAGTAAGTGGATCCGGTGGCGAAGTCATCAGGGATTGATTTGCCTTTAAAACGGCCCAAAAAAGCCGTTTTAAATTCAAAATCAGAGAAGCAAAACGAAAAAAAATGGGTTAGAATACCGCCTCTTTCGGGAGGGGGCTGAGCAAAGCCCGGCTCGTTTAATACGGAGTGATCCCGAAGGGGGAGGTGCGAAGCACCGAATCACGCGCGCCCCTGATGGTCCGAAGGACCATTAAACGTGTGAACAGAATTTTGGAGAGCTGGCCGAGTGGCTGACTAGGATCCGCAGGATCCTGAACGCCCGAAGGGCGGCCCCGAAGGGGGGAGGTGCGAAGCACCGAATCACGCGCGCCCCTGATGGTCCGAAGGACCATTAAACGTGTGAACAGAATTTTGGAGAGCTGGCCGAGTGGCTGAAGGCGCGCCCCTGCTAAGGGCGTATACGTTAATAGCGTATCGAGGGTTCG
Proteins encoded in this region:
- the pncC gene encoding nicotinamide-nucleotide amidase; this translates as MNDELTQQAREVAEQLRSRQLKLAAAESCTGGWIAKVLTDIAGSSEWFERGFVTYSNQAKQEMLGVEAGTLRAHGAVSEAVVREMVSGALAHSQADLALSVSGIAGPGGGSVEKPVGTVWFGWQRRGGEALATCYCFAGDREAVRRQAVLTALQGVLELL
- the alaS gene encoding alanine--tRNA ligase, producing the protein MKTSAELRTAFLNFFIEKGHTEVPSSSLVPHDDPTLLFTNAGMVQFKNTFLGREKRDYTRATTSQRCVRAGGKHNDLENVGYTARHHTFFEMLGNFSFGDYFKREAIQYAWEFLTEVLGLPEEKLWVTVYEEDQEAEDIWLKEMKVDPSRFSRCGAKDNFWSMGDTGPCGPCSEIFYDHGPEVWGGPPGSPEEDGDRYIEIWNLVFMQFNRDQSGELTPLPRPSVDTGMGLERLAAVLQHVHSNYEIDLFQHLIKAAAEVTGCTNLEEKSLRVIADHIRSCAFLVVDGVLPSNEGRGYVLRRIIRRAIRHGYMLGMKEPFFHKLVAPLSQEMGDAYPELPRMADQVTRVLRLEEERFAETLEQGMKILEGTIDTLGDKQIPGETVFKLYDTYGFPTDLTADIARERGLSLDMPGFEQAMEAQRERARAASQFGHAEQVEINLDGATEFTGYDKLESKATIIAMFQDGQSVESLGDDEEGLVVLDRTPFYAESGGQVGDAGVLECGANRFIVTDTQKQGGDVFIHQGRFKGTSLQVGSEVLARVDATRRAATALNHSATHLLHAALQRVLGDHVQQKGSLVNAERLRFDFSHFEPVTIEQIRTIEQMVNEQIRENHMVQTRIMSLEDAKASGAMALFGEKYGDNVRVLRMGDFSTELCGGTHVKAVGDIGLFKIVSETGIASGVRRIEAVTGAAALQWVEQDEDRLQRIADLLKSGRDDVADKVTQLVERSRRLEKELEQLKSKLASAAGTDLASSAIDVAGVKVLAAKLDGVDPKALRDTMDQLKNKLGSAVILLAAVSGEKISLVAGVTQDQIPTLKAGDLVKFVAQQVGGKGGGRPDMAQAGGSDPAALPGALASVEGWVRDALGQ
- the csrA gene encoding carbon storage regulator CsrA codes for the protein MLILTRRVGETLMIGDEVTVTVLGVKGNQVRIGVNAPRDVTVHREEIYERIKREQQTDQDIVDE
- a CDS encoding regulatory protein RecX, yielding MSEQLELEQAAVRLLAAREHSRAELRRKLHARCETPALLEQVLDGLEQRGYLSDARYVEQYVSSRKRKGFGPVRIRQELQERGVSADLIEPATDPGEQEWRELIRQCCQRKFGDARPSDYRERAKRARFLEYRGFPSEMIRDLLWDGID
- a CDS encoding DUF3422 family protein, which produces MLPGETAGIADYPLRNQLASEVHARPYEQLTAPVQASHLAILSDESMLEQEHEAVSALCERFRVAPPSPSARHHSADMGIFRLKWERHSEFSSYTFFCHAPFEQPFQETAISRVPTDWLKQLPGKLLAAVHLAVAPKDYPKQEIEELATLFASNTVTGSIVTGGAAQVWTDFHIHADGFSRFLIQDNHLRSRQAGRLVQRLCELEQYRMLALLAFPLAQQYGQQLGQFDQALTSLTGKIVDIDNLEDERHALEQLTGLAAQVEQIASSTSYRFSAATAYYDIILQRLAELREERIAGVQMLHEFMQRRLAPAMQTCKSVEQRIQGLSTRVARASNLLRTRVDVSMEGQTKDLLRSMDRRAHLQLRMQETVEGLSVVVLSYYLLGLVGYGLKGLKSAGIGINVELGTGIAIPVVVTAVFFSVRRLKRLAGHTDS
- the recA gene encoding recombinase RecA, with the translated sequence MDENRKKALGAALSQIEKQFGKGAVMRMGDGTAIRNIEAISTGSINLDIALGIGGVPKGRIIEIYGPESSGKTTLTLHVVAESQKQGGTAAFVDAEHALDPQYAEKLGVNVDELLVSQPDTGEQALEITDMLVRSGAVDVVVVDSVAALTPKAEIDGDMGDTHVGLQARLMSQALRKLTANIKRSNCVVIFINQIRMKIGVMFGNPETTTGGNALKFYSSVRLDIRRTGAIKKGDEVIGNETKVKVVKNKVAPPFKQVNFEILYGEGISREGELIDLGVQYGLVEKSGAWYSYNGDRIGQGKDNVRNFLKENADIAQHLEDQIRQQAFPKVDEAPDESEAGVEV
- a CDS encoding aspartate kinase codes for the protein MALIVQKYGGTSVGSIERIQAVAEKVAAARERGDQLVVVVSAMSGETNRLIGLAKEIEEHPSAREMDVLVSTGEQVTIALLSMALHKIGCPAKSYTGGQVNILTDSAHSKARIRKIDDIKVRADLDAGRVVVVAGFQGVDDLGSITTLGRGGSDTTAVALAAALKADECQIFTDVDGVYTTDPRVEPKARRLSKISFEEMLEMASLGSKVLQIRAVEFAGKYNVPLRVLSSFEEGEGTLITFEDKGMEDAKISGIAFNRDEAKFTIQGVQDQPGVAYRILGPISDANIEVDMIIQNIGQDGTTDFTFTVHRNDYDKALAILNGVAQEVGAREVKGDNTIVKISLVGVGMRSHAGIASSMFAALSKEGINIRMISTSEIKISVVVDEKYLELGVRALHEAFNLSAEPAKIG